From the genome of Bos taurus isolate L1 Dominette 01449 registration number 42190680 breed Hereford chromosome 2, ARS-UCD2.0, whole genome shotgun sequence, one region includes:
- the ADGRB2 gene encoding adhesion G protein-coupled receptor B2 isoform X5, producing the protein MTPACPLLLSVILSLRLAAAFDPAPSACSALASGVLYGAFSLQDLFPTIASGCSWTLENPDPTKYSLYLRFNRQEQVCTHFAPRLLPLDHYLVNFTCLRPSPEEAEAQAGSELGRPEEEEKEEEEAAGLELCGGSGPFTFLHFDKNFVQLCLSAEPSEAPRLLAPAALAFRFVEVLLINNNNSSQFTCGVLCRWSEECSRAAGRACGFAQPGCSCPGEAGAGPAATTTPPGPPAAHTLSNALVPGGPAPPAEADLHSGSSNDLFTTEMRYGEEPEEEPKVKTQWPRSADEPGLYMAQTGDPAAEEWSPWSVCSLTCGQGLQVRTRSCVSSPYGTLCSGPLRETRPCNNSATCPVEGQWLEWGPWGPCSTSCANGTQQRSRKCSVAGPAWATCAGALTDTRECGNLECPATDGKWGPWNAWSLCSKTCDTGWQRRFRMCQATGAQGYPCEGTGEEVKPCSEKRCPAFHEMCRDEYVMLMTWKKAAAGEIIYNKCPPNASGSASRRCLLSAQGVAYWGLPSFARCISHEYRYLYLSLREHLAKGQRMLAGEGMSQVVRSLQELLARRTYYSGDLLFSVDILRNVTDTFKRATYVPSADDVQRFFQVVSFMVDAENKDKWDDAQQVSPGSVHLLRVVEDFIHLVGDALKAFQSSLIVTDNLVISIQREPVSAVSSDITFPMRGRRGMKDWVRYSEDRLFLPKEVLSLSSPGKPAASGAAGSLGRGRGPGTVPPGPGHSHQRLLPADPEDSSSYFVIGAVLYRTLGLILPPPRPPLAVTSRVMTVTVRPPTQPLAEPLITVELSYIINGTTDPHCASWDYSRADASSGDWDTESCQTLETQAAHTRCQCQRLSTFAVLAQPPKDLTLELAGAPSVPLVIGCAVSCMALLTLLAIYAAFWRFIKSERSIILLNFCLSILASNILILVGQSRVLSKGVCTMTAAFLHFFFLSSFCWVLTEAWQSYLAVIGRMRTRLVRKRFLCLGWGLPALVVAVSVGFTRTKGYGTSSYCWLSLEGGLLYAFVGPAAVIVLVNMLIGIIVFNKLMARDGISDKSKKQRAGSERCPWASLLLPCSACGAVPSPLLSSASARNAMASLWSSCVVLPLLALTWMSAVLAMTDRRSVLFQALFAVFNSAQGFVITAVHCFLRREVQDVVKCQMGVCRADESEDSPDSCKNGQLQILSDFEKDVDLACQTVLFKEVNTCNPSTITGTLSRLSLDEDEEPKSCLVGPEGSLSFSPLPGNILVPMAASPGLGEPPPPQEANPVYMCGEGGLRQLDLTWLRPAEPGSEGDYMVLPRRTLSLQPGGGGGGGEDPPRARPEGTPRRASKSLGHTEAYPSFLSVEHSGLGLGPAYGSLQNPYGMTFQPPPPTPSARQVPEPGERSRTMPRTVPGSTMKLGSLERKKLRYSDLDFEKVMHTRKRHSELYHELNQKFHTFDRYRSQSTAKEKPSPGERPGLSQQRRHQSWSTFKSMTLGSLPPKPRERLALHRATAWEPTEPPDGDFQTEV; encoded by the exons ATGACCCCAGCCTGTCCCCTCTTACTATCTGTGATTCTGTCCCTGCGCCTGGCCGCCGCCTTCGACCCCGCCCCCAGCGCCTGCTCcgccctggcctcaggcgtgcTTTACGGGGCCTTCTCACTGCAGGACCTCTTTCCTACCATCGCCTCGGGCTGCTCCTGGACCTTGGAGAACCCAGACCCTACCAAGTACTCCCTCTACCTGCGCTTCAACCGCCAGGAGCAGGTGTGTACCCACTTCGCCCCTCGCCTGCTGCCGCTGGACCACTACCTGGTCAACTTCACCTGCCTGCGGCCCAGCCCCGAGGAGGCAGAGGCCCAGGCGGGGTCGGAGCTGGGGCGGcccgaggaggaggagaaggaggaggaggaagccgcGGGGTTGGAGCTCTGTGGTGGCTCTGGCCCCTTCACCTTCCTGCACTTCGACAAGAACTTCGTGCAGCTGTGCCTGTCGGCCGAGCCCTCCGAGGCCCCGCGCCTGCTGGCGCCCGCGGCCCTGGCCTTCCGCTTCGTCGAGGTCTTgctcatcaacaacaacaactccagCCAGTTCACCTGCGGGGTCCTCTGCCGCTGGAGTGAGGAGTGCAGCCGCGCGGCCGGCAGGGCCTGTGGCTTCGCCCAGCCGGGCTGCAGCTGCCCCGGTGAGGCGGGGGCCGGCCCCGCGGCCACCACCACGCCTCCTGGTCCGCCTGCTGCCCACACCCTGTCCAATGCCCTGGTGCCCGGGGGCCCCGCCCCACCTGCCGAGGCTGATTTGCACTCGGGGAGCAGCAATGATCTGTTCACCACGGAGATGAGATATG GTGAGGAGCCGGAAGAGGAACCGAAGGTGAAAACCCAGTGGCCAAGGTCTGCAGATGAGCCTGGGCTGTACATGGCACAGACAG GCGACCCGGCAGCTGAGGAGTGGTCCCCGTGGAGCGTGTGTTCCCTGACGTGTGGGCAGGGCCTGCAGGTGCGGACCCGCTCCTGCGTGTCCTCCCCCTATGGGACCCTGTGCAGCGGGCCCCTGCGGGAGACCCGGCCCTGCAACAATTCAGCCACCTGCCCAG TGGAAGGCCAGTGGCTAGAATGGGGTCCCTGGGGCCCATGTTCCACGTCTTGTGCCAACGGGACCCAGCAGCGCAGCCGGAAGTGCAGCGTGGCAGGCCCAGCCTGGGCCACGTGTGCCGGGGCCCTCACTGACACCCGGGAGTGCGGCAACCTTGAGTGCCCGG CCACAGATGGCAAGTGGGGGCCATGGAATGCGTGGAGCCTGTGTTCCAAGACATGTGACACAGGCTGGCAGCGCCGTTTCCGCATGTGCCAGGCCACAGGCGCTCAGGGCTACCCCTGCGAGGGCACTGGCGAGGAGGTGAAGCCCTGCAGCGAGAAGAGGTGTCCAG CCTTCCATGAGATGTGCAGGGACGAGTACGTGATGCTGATGACATGGAAGAAGGCGGCTGCTGGCGAGATCATCTACAACAAGTGCCCCCCCAATGCCTCAG GGTCTGCCAGCCGCCGCTGTCTGCTCAGTGCCCAGGGTGTGGCCTACTGGGGGCTGCCCAGCTTTGCCCGCTGCATCTCCCACGAGTACCGCTACCTGTATCTGTCA CTTCGGGAGCACCTGGCCAAGGGGCAGCGCATGCTGGCGGGCGAGGGCATGTCTCAGGTGGTGCGCAGCCTGCAGGAGCTCCTGGCCCGGCGCACTTACTACAGCGGGGACCTGCTTTTCTCCGTGGACATTCTGAGGAACGTCACCGACACCTTCAAGAGAGCCACCTACGTGCCCTCGGCTGATGACGTGCAG CGCTTCTTCCAGGTGGTGAGCTTCATGGTAGATGCAGAGAACAAGGACAAGTGGGATGACGCTCAGCAG GTGTCCCCAGGCTCTGTGCACCTGCTCCGGGTGGTGGAAGACTTCATTCACCTGGTGGGCGATGCTCTCAAGGCCTTCCAGAGCTCTCTGATTGTCACAGATAACCTGG TGATCAGCATTCAGCGAGAGCCTGTCTCCGCTGTTTCCAGCGACATCACGTTCCCCATGCGGGGCCGCCGGGGCATGAAGGACTGGGTGCGGTACTCAGAGGACCGCCTCTTCCTACCCAAGGAGGTGCTCAGCCTCTCCTCCCCAGGGAAGCCGGCCGCATCTGGGGCAGCGGGCAGCCTGGGCAGAGGGAGAGGCCCCGGAACCGTGCCCCCTGGCCCCGGCCACTCCCACCAGCGCCTCCTGCCGGCAGACCCTGAGGATTCCTCCTCCTACTTTGTGATTGGTGCTGTGCTCTACCGCACCCTGGGCCTCATCCTGCCACCACCCAG GCCCCCGCTGGCTGTCACATCCAGAGTGATGACAGTGACCGTAAGGCCTCCCACCCAGCCACTAGCTGAGCCCCTCATCACAGTGGAGCTTTCCTACATCATCAAT GGCACCACAGATCCCCATTGTGCCAGCTGGGACTACTCCAGAGC AGACGCCAGCTCAGGGGACTGGGATACCGAGAGCTGCCAGACGCTGGAGACACAGGCAGCCCACACCCGCTGCCAGTGCCAGCGCCTGTCCACCTTCGCCGTGCTGGCCCAGCCGCCCAAGGACCTG ACCCTGGAGCTGGCGGGCGCCCCCTCGGTCCCCCTTGTGATCGGCTGTGCTGTGTCCTGCATGGCACTGCTCACCCTGCTTGCCATCTACGCCGCCTTCTGGAG gttcATAAAATCTGAACGCTCCATCATCTTGCTGAACTTCTGCCTGTCCATCCTGGCATCCAACATCCTCATCCTTGTGGGCCAGTCGCGGGTGCTGAGCAAG GGTGTGTGTACCATGACCGCCGCCTTCCTGCACTTCTTCTTCCTGTCGTCCTTCTGCTGGGTGCTCACTGAGGCCTGGCAGTCCTACCTGGCTGTCATCGGGCGGATGCGCACCCGCCTTGTCCGCAAGCGCTTCCTCTGCCTGGGCTGGG GTCTGCCTGCCCTGGTGGTGGCCGTGTCCGTCGGCTTTACCCGCACCAAAGGATACGGTACATCCAGCTA CTGCTGGCTCTCTCTGGAGGGTGGCCTGCTTTATGCCTTCGTGGGCCCAGCAGCTGTAATTGTCCTG GTGAATATGCTCATCGGAATCATCGTCTTCAACAAGCTCATGGCTCGCGATGGCATCTCAGACAAGTCCAAGAAGCAGAGGGCCGG GTCGGAGCGGTGCCCCTGGGCCAGCCTGCTCCTCCCCTGCTCAGCGTGTGGAGCGGTCCCCAGCCCCCTGCTCAGCTCAGCCTCGGCCAGGAACGCCAT GGCCTCACTCTGGAGCTCCTGTGTGGTGCTGCCCCTGCTGGCGCTCACCTGGATGTCTGCCGTCCTGGCCATGACAGACCGCCGCTCCGTCCTCTTCCAGGCCCTGTTCGCGGTCTTCAACTCTGCTCAGGGCTTTGTCATCACGGCCGTCCACTGCTTCCTGCGCCGAGAG GTCCAGGACGTGGTGAAGTGCCAGATGGGTGTGTGTCGGGCTGATGAGAGTGAAGACTCCCCCGACTCATGTAAGAACGGGCAGCTGCAGATCCTG TCAGACTTTGAAAAAGATGTGGATCTGGCTTGTCAGACTG tgCTGTTCAAGGAGGTCAACACTTGCAACCCATCCACCATCACGGGCACGCTGTCCCGCTTGTCTCTGGACGAGGATGAGGAGCCCAAGTCCTGCCTCGTGGGCCCCGAGGGCAGCCTCAGCTTCTCACCACTGCCTGGCAACATCCTGGTGCCCATGGCAGCCTcaccagggctgggggagccacCGCCCCCGCAGGAGGCCAACCCCGTGTACATGTGTGGAGAGGGCGGCCTGCGGCAGCTGGACCTCACATGGCTGCGGCCGGCCGAGCCGGGCTCCGAGGGGGACTACATGGTGCTGCCCCGGAGGACTCTGAGTCTGCAGCCTGGCGGCGGGGGTGGAGGTGGCGAGGATCCCCCGCGGGCCCGGCCTGAGGGCACCCCCCGGCGGGCCTCCAAGTCCCTGGGCCACACCGAAGCCTACCCCAGCTTCCTGTCTGTGGAACACTCGGGCCTGGGGCTGGGCCCTGCCTATGGGTCTCTACAGAACCCCTACGGGATGACCTTCCAACCGCCGCCGCCAACACCCAGCGCCCGCCAGGTGCCAGAGCCGGGGGAGCGCAGCCGGACCATGCCCCGAACTGTGCCTGGCTCCACCATGAAGCTGGGCTCCCTGGAG
- the ADGRB2 gene encoding adhesion G protein-coupled receptor B2 isoform X3, with protein MTPACPLLLSVILSLRLAAAFDPAPSACSALASGVLYGAFSLQDLFPTIASGCSWTLENPDPTKYSLYLRFNRQEQVCTHFAPRLLPLDHYLVNFTCLRPSPEEAEAQAGSELGRPEEEEKEEEEAAGLELCGGSGPFTFLHFDKNFVQLCLSAEPSEAPRLLAPAALAFRFVEVLLINNNNSSQFTCGVLCRWSEECSRAAGRACGFAQPGCSCPGEAGAGPAATTTPPGPPAAHTLSNALVPGGPAPPAEADLHSGSSNDLFTTEMRYGEEPEEEPKVKTQWPRSADEPGLYMAQTGDPAAEEWSPWSVCSLTCGQGLQVRTRSCVSSPYGTLCSGPLRETRPCNNSATCPVHGVWEEWGSWSLCSRSCGRGSRSRMRTCVPPQHGGKACEGPELQTKLCSMAACPVEGQWLEWGPWGPCSTSCANGTQQRSRKCSVAGPAWATCAGALTDTRECGNLECPATDGKWGPWNAWSLCSKTCDTGWQRRFRMCQATGAQGYPCEGTGEEVKPCSEKRCPAFHEMCRDEYVMLMTWKKAAAGEIIYNKCPPNASGSASRRCLLSAQGVAYWGLPSFARCISHEYRYLYLSLREHLAKGQRMLAGEGMSQVVRSLQELLARRTYYSGDLLFSVDILRNVTDTFKRATYVPSADDVQRFFQVVSFMVDAENKDKWDDAQQVSPGSVHLLRVVEDFIHLVGDALKAFQSSLIVTDNLVISIQREPVSAVSSDITFPMRGRRGMKDWVRYSEDRLFLPKEVLSLSSPGKPAASGAAGSLGRGRGPGTVPPGPGHSHQRLLPADPEDSSSYFVIGAVLYRTLGLILPPPRPPLAVTSRVMTVTVRPPTQPLAEPLITVELSYIINGTTDPHCASWDYSRADASSGDWDTESCQTLETQAAHTRCQCQRLSTFAVLAQPPKDLTLELAGAPSVPLVIGCAVSCMALLTLLAIYAAFWRFIKSERSIILLNFCLSILASNILILVGQSRVLSKGVCTMTAAFLHFFFLSSFCWVLTEAWQSYLAVIGRMRTRLVRKRFLCLGWGLPALVVAVSVGFTRTKGYGTSSYCWLSLEGGLLYAFVGPAAVIVLVNMLIGIIVFNKLMARDGISDKSKKQRAGASLWSSCVVLPLLALTWMSAVLAMTDRRSVLFQALFAVFNSAQGFVITAVHCFLRREVQDVVKCQMGVCRADESEDSPDSCKNGQLQILSDFEKDVDLACQTVLFKEVNTCNPSTITGTLSRLSLDEDEEPKSCLVGPEGSLSFSPLPGNILVPMAASPGLGEPPPPQEANPVYMCGEGGLRQLDLTWLRPAEPGSEGDYMVLPRRTLSLQPGGGGGGGEDPPRARPEGTPRRASKSLGHTEAYPSFLSVEHSGLGLGPAYGSLQNPYGMTFQPPPPTPSARQVPEPGERSRTMPRTVPGSTMKLGSLERKKLRYSDLDFEKVMHTRKRHSELYHELNQKFHTFDRYRSQSTAKEKPSPGERPGLSQQRRHQSWSTFKSMTLGSLPPKPRERLALHRATAWEPTEPPDGDFQTEV; from the exons ATGACCCCAGCCTGTCCCCTCTTACTATCTGTGATTCTGTCCCTGCGCCTGGCCGCCGCCTTCGACCCCGCCCCCAGCGCCTGCTCcgccctggcctcaggcgtgcTTTACGGGGCCTTCTCACTGCAGGACCTCTTTCCTACCATCGCCTCGGGCTGCTCCTGGACCTTGGAGAACCCAGACCCTACCAAGTACTCCCTCTACCTGCGCTTCAACCGCCAGGAGCAGGTGTGTACCCACTTCGCCCCTCGCCTGCTGCCGCTGGACCACTACCTGGTCAACTTCACCTGCCTGCGGCCCAGCCCCGAGGAGGCAGAGGCCCAGGCGGGGTCGGAGCTGGGGCGGcccgaggaggaggagaaggaggaggaggaagccgcGGGGTTGGAGCTCTGTGGTGGCTCTGGCCCCTTCACCTTCCTGCACTTCGACAAGAACTTCGTGCAGCTGTGCCTGTCGGCCGAGCCCTCCGAGGCCCCGCGCCTGCTGGCGCCCGCGGCCCTGGCCTTCCGCTTCGTCGAGGTCTTgctcatcaacaacaacaactccagCCAGTTCACCTGCGGGGTCCTCTGCCGCTGGAGTGAGGAGTGCAGCCGCGCGGCCGGCAGGGCCTGTGGCTTCGCCCAGCCGGGCTGCAGCTGCCCCGGTGAGGCGGGGGCCGGCCCCGCGGCCACCACCACGCCTCCTGGTCCGCCTGCTGCCCACACCCTGTCCAATGCCCTGGTGCCCGGGGGCCCCGCCCCACCTGCCGAGGCTGATTTGCACTCGGGGAGCAGCAATGATCTGTTCACCACGGAGATGAGATATG GTGAGGAGCCGGAAGAGGAACCGAAGGTGAAAACCCAGTGGCCAAGGTCTGCAGATGAGCCTGGGCTGTACATGGCACAGACAG GCGACCCGGCAGCTGAGGAGTGGTCCCCGTGGAGCGTGTGTTCCCTGACGTGTGGGCAGGGCCTGCAGGTGCGGACCCGCTCCTGCGTGTCCTCCCCCTATGGGACCCTGTGCAGCGGGCCCCTGCGGGAGACCCGGCCCTGCAACAATTCAGCCACCTGCCCAG TGCACGGCGTGTGGGAGGAGTGGGggtcctggagcctgtgctcccgCAGCTGCGGGCGGGGGTCCCGGAGCCGGATGCGGACCTGCGTGCCCCCCCAGCACGGCGGCAAGGCCTGCGAGGGTCCCGAGCTGCAGACTAAGCTCTGCAGTATGGCCGCCTGCCCGG TGGAAGGCCAGTGGCTAGAATGGGGTCCCTGGGGCCCATGTTCCACGTCTTGTGCCAACGGGACCCAGCAGCGCAGCCGGAAGTGCAGCGTGGCAGGCCCAGCCTGGGCCACGTGTGCCGGGGCCCTCACTGACACCCGGGAGTGCGGCAACCTTGAGTGCCCGG CCACAGATGGCAAGTGGGGGCCATGGAATGCGTGGAGCCTGTGTTCCAAGACATGTGACACAGGCTGGCAGCGCCGTTTCCGCATGTGCCAGGCCACAGGCGCTCAGGGCTACCCCTGCGAGGGCACTGGCGAGGAGGTGAAGCCCTGCAGCGAGAAGAGGTGTCCAG CCTTCCATGAGATGTGCAGGGACGAGTACGTGATGCTGATGACATGGAAGAAGGCGGCTGCTGGCGAGATCATCTACAACAAGTGCCCCCCCAATGCCTCAG GGTCTGCCAGCCGCCGCTGTCTGCTCAGTGCCCAGGGTGTGGCCTACTGGGGGCTGCCCAGCTTTGCCCGCTGCATCTCCCACGAGTACCGCTACCTGTATCTGTCA CTTCGGGAGCACCTGGCCAAGGGGCAGCGCATGCTGGCGGGCGAGGGCATGTCTCAGGTGGTGCGCAGCCTGCAGGAGCTCCTGGCCCGGCGCACTTACTACAGCGGGGACCTGCTTTTCTCCGTGGACATTCTGAGGAACGTCACCGACACCTTCAAGAGAGCCACCTACGTGCCCTCGGCTGATGACGTGCAG CGCTTCTTCCAGGTGGTGAGCTTCATGGTAGATGCAGAGAACAAGGACAAGTGGGATGACGCTCAGCAG GTGTCCCCAGGCTCTGTGCACCTGCTCCGGGTGGTGGAAGACTTCATTCACCTGGTGGGCGATGCTCTCAAGGCCTTCCAGAGCTCTCTGATTGTCACAGATAACCTGG TGATCAGCATTCAGCGAGAGCCTGTCTCCGCTGTTTCCAGCGACATCACGTTCCCCATGCGGGGCCGCCGGGGCATGAAGGACTGGGTGCGGTACTCAGAGGACCGCCTCTTCCTACCCAAGGAGGTGCTCAGCCTCTCCTCCCCAGGGAAGCCGGCCGCATCTGGGGCAGCGGGCAGCCTGGGCAGAGGGAGAGGCCCCGGAACCGTGCCCCCTGGCCCCGGCCACTCCCACCAGCGCCTCCTGCCGGCAGACCCTGAGGATTCCTCCTCCTACTTTGTGATTGGTGCTGTGCTCTACCGCACCCTGGGCCTCATCCTGCCACCACCCAG GCCCCCGCTGGCTGTCACATCCAGAGTGATGACAGTGACCGTAAGGCCTCCCACCCAGCCACTAGCTGAGCCCCTCATCACAGTGGAGCTTTCCTACATCATCAAT GGCACCACAGATCCCCATTGTGCCAGCTGGGACTACTCCAGAGC AGACGCCAGCTCAGGGGACTGGGATACCGAGAGCTGCCAGACGCTGGAGACACAGGCAGCCCACACCCGCTGCCAGTGCCAGCGCCTGTCCACCTTCGCCGTGCTGGCCCAGCCGCCCAAGGACCTG ACCCTGGAGCTGGCGGGCGCCCCCTCGGTCCCCCTTGTGATCGGCTGTGCTGTGTCCTGCATGGCACTGCTCACCCTGCTTGCCATCTACGCCGCCTTCTGGAG gttcATAAAATCTGAACGCTCCATCATCTTGCTGAACTTCTGCCTGTCCATCCTGGCATCCAACATCCTCATCCTTGTGGGCCAGTCGCGGGTGCTGAGCAAG GGTGTGTGTACCATGACCGCCGCCTTCCTGCACTTCTTCTTCCTGTCGTCCTTCTGCTGGGTGCTCACTGAGGCCTGGCAGTCCTACCTGGCTGTCATCGGGCGGATGCGCACCCGCCTTGTCCGCAAGCGCTTCCTCTGCCTGGGCTGGG GTCTGCCTGCCCTGGTGGTGGCCGTGTCCGTCGGCTTTACCCGCACCAAAGGATACGGTACATCCAGCTA CTGCTGGCTCTCTCTGGAGGGTGGCCTGCTTTATGCCTTCGTGGGCCCAGCAGCTGTAATTGTCCTG GTGAATATGCTCATCGGAATCATCGTCTTCAACAAGCTCATGGCTCGCGATGGCATCTCAGACAAGTCCAAGAAGCAGAGGGCCGG GGCCTCACTCTGGAGCTCCTGTGTGGTGCTGCCCCTGCTGGCGCTCACCTGGATGTCTGCCGTCCTGGCCATGACAGACCGCCGCTCCGTCCTCTTCCAGGCCCTGTTCGCGGTCTTCAACTCTGCTCAGGGCTTTGTCATCACGGCCGTCCACTGCTTCCTGCGCCGAGAG GTCCAGGACGTGGTGAAGTGCCAGATGGGTGTGTGTCGGGCTGATGAGAGTGAAGACTCCCCCGACTCATGTAAGAACGGGCAGCTGCAGATCCTG TCAGACTTTGAAAAAGATGTGGATCTGGCTTGTCAGACTG tgCTGTTCAAGGAGGTCAACACTTGCAACCCATCCACCATCACGGGCACGCTGTCCCGCTTGTCTCTGGACGAGGATGAGGAGCCCAAGTCCTGCCTCGTGGGCCCCGAGGGCAGCCTCAGCTTCTCACCACTGCCTGGCAACATCCTGGTGCCCATGGCAGCCTcaccagggctgggggagccacCGCCCCCGCAGGAGGCCAACCCCGTGTACATGTGTGGAGAGGGCGGCCTGCGGCAGCTGGACCTCACATGGCTGCGGCCGGCCGAGCCGGGCTCCGAGGGGGACTACATGGTGCTGCCCCGGAGGACTCTGAGTCTGCAGCCTGGCGGCGGGGGTGGAGGTGGCGAGGATCCCCCGCGGGCCCGGCCTGAGGGCACCCCCCGGCGGGCCTCCAAGTCCCTGGGCCACACCGAAGCCTACCCCAGCTTCCTGTCTGTGGAACACTCGGGCCTGGGGCTGGGCCCTGCCTATGGGTCTCTACAGAACCCCTACGGGATGACCTTCCAACCGCCGCCGCCAACACCCAGCGCCCGCCAGGTGCCAGAGCCGGGGGAGCGCAGCCGGACCATGCCCCGAACTGTGCCTGGCTCCACCATGAAGCTGGGCTCCCTGGAG